The sequence below is a genomic window from Methanosarcinales archaeon Met12.
GTTTTGGTGTCCCCACCATCACAACAGAGGATGCGGGGGATACTGCTGCGTTTTTGTATGTCGTCGCAAAACAGGAGCAGGAAGGGGGTGGTCGGGTGCCAACCCTGCATGGTGGAAGGACGCCCCAGACGTTAAAAGAGCAACAAGAATATTTGGTATCGTCCATATCTAACATCGGACCGGTCATTGCCAGGCGCCTATTGCTCCACTTTGGCTCCGTCCAGAATGTAATGAGTGCATCCCACGATGACTTGATGGCGGTTTTTGGCATAGGTCCCAAAACGGCTGCCAGAATACGGGAGGTCGTAGAGTCTGAATATAAGGAGTGATTCTACTTGTGGGGGTTGTCTATAAGGGGGTAACCCTGCCAAAACGATGTTAAAATAAATTTGTCGAGATGGATAAAAATGGAAGAAATAGAAAATAAATATATGTGGTGTGATTGTTATCTGAAAGACGTAACCGTAAAAGAGGACGGGGTACCTTTCTGTTCATATTGTGGTTATCTAATGGAATTTAAATTTGGAAATTGATAAAACAACATTAGTAATTAGGATGTGGTATGTGTAATGTTATGATATATTGTGTGCATAGTATATGTGCATAGTATATGTGCATAGTATATGTGCATAGTATATGTGCATAGTATATGTGCATAGTATATGTGTATACTAAGGAGCAGAATAATGTAATATATGGTATGTGGTATATGTGGTTGTGGTGGTATTATGTCGGTTGACTCAGAAAAAATAATAAAACAATGTATTGGTAGTCTGGAGCACATTGTGGAAGACCGTTCTGTTCCCAGAAACATACGGCGTGCTGCAGAGGGTGTTAAGGCTCGTTTGTTGGGTGTAGATGAGTCGCCCCCGATCCGGGTTGCATCTGCCATAGCGATGTTGGATGAAATGTGTGCTGATCCCAATATTCCATTATACACGCGGACATTGGTCTGGGGCGTCGTCAGTCAGTTAGAGGCCATTTCTGTCGATAGATGATGTAATTGATTCATTAATTATTCGTTAATTATCTTACAATCTGTATGATTTATTATTTTATAGGTAGTGTTAACTTAAGGACTACCTGAAACGTAAAACAAGTAGGTGCTATGCGTTTTGAAATCGTCATTTCTGCTTAAGTTAACAGCACTAGTTTATAGTCCGTATAATTTATATATTTATTTGTATGATTTATTTATATGTTTTGTTTATATGACTCGTTTGTATTATCTCCCTACCCCATTGTTTCGATTGGAGTGTCTTAATTGGGGGTCGCTTTTAATCAGAGTTGTCCTTTTGTGTTTGGTTTTTATGTTATAGAAGAGGTGGTAGGAAGATGAAGAAGTATGAATTTCATCCACCCTATATTATATACTATCCCTCCGCTTATGTGTTCACTTGAGTGTTATGTATGCTATGTGTCATGTTATGTAGGGTATGTTATAGAGTATGTTATGGATTTGAGTGCTGTTATATAGGGCGTGTAGGGTCTTACTTCAACCTCTCGGTTTGAGATTAAGGTACTGTTAACTTAAAGTTTTTATGATGGGAAGAATGTCCCTCGGAGGGAGTGGTATTTGCAAATTAATGAACTAAGAGAGATTATTGAGAGATTATTAATAGTTTTTCCCTCGACTTCATCGAAGGGAGAGAGCGCCTGTGGGCATGATAGACCTAGGAATACTTCTCTATACGAGCGGTCTATCTTTCAGGAGGGCCGCACATGCTTTGTCTTAGATTAGGGGGAGACAACTCATATCTCT
It includes:
- a CDS encoding UPF0147 family protein; amino-acid sequence: MSVDSEKIIKQCIGSLEHIVEDRSVPRNIRRAAEGVKARLLGVDESPPIRVASAIAMLDEMCADPNIPLYTRTLVWGVVSQLEAISVDR